The following nucleotide sequence is from Mucilaginibacter sp. cycad4.
CTCACAAAAAATGATATAGGTAGCCGGGAAGGAGTAGGAGCAGGTGCTATATAGTTAAAAAGGCCGTCCGAAAGTTTCTCATAAAAATAAACGATCATCGGGTACTTTTTGGCCGGGTCAAAGTCTTCAGGCTTATACAGAATCCCTTGCGATTGGTAGCCTTTAGGTGTTGTCCACCTCACAAGCTCGGCAGTGCCCCAGTTATATTCATTTTGCTGCGGGTTGATATTACTTAGTTTGACCTCCTTTTTCAGATCGGATGAAAGATATAAATCAGGCGAATGCTGATAGTTTGCTTTGGTATAAATATAGGCATCAGCATTTTTAGCTTTCAGCAGATTGTCATAACTCATTGGGGCCATGACCACTTTTTCGGGTTGGTTGTTTACTTCAGGGAACTTCCGGAAATATCCCCATTGCTTATTTTCCTCGTTTTGAGTTAAAAGGCACATCGGCTCTTTTAGCGGGATGAATTTTTGCTCCGGGTCGGTTTGATCATACCTCATGATCAGCTTGTTTTTGCGTCCGATACCTTTAGTGAAGTTAAACGCGTCGCCCGTTGCCGGGTCAAAACGCCAGATATCATACCTGTCGTAAATAAATACGGCCTTGTCACCCGCCGTCCAGCCGGCCACACCATAGGCCGAAGCGTACCCTGGTACATCGTTCAGTTCATCGCCCATTTTAGTGCCGGTTGCTTTGCTCAGGTTTATCTTTTGCCCCGTTGCAATGGTATAGCAATACCATGCCTGATCTTTGAGATCAAACCACAGCACATAATTGCCATGCGGAGAGATGTAATAACGCCCCAGAGAGGCATTAATAAACCGGTGGTTACCGCTCCGGGTATCAATTAAAATAGCCTGCTGTTTGGTGCCGCCTTCCCACTGGGCCGATACGCGGGCGCCGGTATCTGTAAGCCCTAAAACATAGCGGGCATCTTTATTTTCGGCAGTTAATATTTCAGGAATAGCTTTGCCGCCCAACTGCACAACTTTGCTGCTCGTTTCTTCGGGTTTTATGACGGCAAGATAGCTTCGCTTTAATTCGGCTTGCAGGTTTTTAAGCTGTTGGGGCTGCAGGTAATCGTCTTTGTAGTTCCAGATATCCAGTTTGGCTGCCTCAAAATCAACAAGGGTAGTATCAACAGGTTTGGGGATAGGGGCAGTGCCAAAGTACAGATTATTGCCGCCTTTGCTGAAGCTTACCTTGCCATCTCCGCTTACTGCCCAATTGTTGGGTATACCAGCAGATCCGGCAGCTGCGATAACTTCTGCGCTATCTTTTGCAGCGCTGTAATAATAAAGTTTAAAGGGTTTTATCAGTGCTTTTTCCGGATTTTTCTCGGCAGTAAAAGCTACCTGGCGCCCGGCATCATCAATGCTGATGTTATGGTAATTACCCCTGCCGGTGCTTAACCGTTTGAGGGTGTTCTTTTCCAGATCAAATAAATACAGACCGGATACAGTCCCTTTTTGTTTTATTGGGGCCGTAACGGCAAACGTCAGCCATTTCCCGTTTTTGCTTACCTGGTATTCGGTAACATAATTAAAAGTTTGCGCTATGCCGGTTTTTAATTTTCTAACTGTTAAGTCTGCGCCTTCATGCGTAGGCGGGGCAACCGTTGCAGCTATGGCTTTTTTTGAGGTATCGCTTGGTGCTGGTTTTTTAAGCGTGTCGGCCGTTGCCAGGTAAGCAATAACAGCTGCATCCTCCGCTATTTTAAATGAGCGGATAGCCGGGACTTTAACAACGGACGATGAACCTAAAGTAATTATCCCCAATGTGTCTTTAGGGAAATCTGATTGTTTTTTCTTCTTTATTTTAGCCTGCCTGGTATCCTTATAAAACGGACGGATAAGGCATATAGCGAACTTTGAATCCCCGGTTATTTTAAGCGTATCTGCACGTGGGATTTTAATTGAGGTGATGTTTTTTGAGTCTTTTATAATCAGCTCAGCATCGCCCTGCTGCGGCTTTATGACATAACCTATCCATTTACCATCGTTGCTGATGCGCTGGCCGGTTATACTTTGCCATCCGTCAAACACAGTATGATCTAATGGTTTTTTACCCGGGCTTTGAGCAAATACGTGAAAACCGGTAGCCAACAGCAGGCTGGTTGAGAGTAAAAGTTTACGCATACAGGAAAGATGTCAAAACCTAAATATGCTGAAAACTTACGGCTTAATGAAATAAACAACGTGAAAGTTACATTTTATAAGGCGAAAGGCGAAAGGCGAAAGGCGAAAGGCGAAAGGCGAAAGGCGAAAGGCGAAAGGCGAAAGGCGAAAGGCGAAAGGCGAAAGGCGAAAGGCGAAAGGCGAAAGGCGAAAGGCGAAAGGCGAAAGGCGAAAGGCGAAAGGCATTATGTTAAATAGAGATATAAAACAACCTTTCGCCTTTCACCTCAAAAATTAGCACATCGCCTTGTTCAAAGCGCGGATTGCCTCATCAAAATCTTCGCGGGCTATCAAAAACTGGATGTTGACCATTCTTAATGCAAAGCCGCAGCTTTTGATATTGATCCCTTTTTGGGCCAATGCTGTTGCCGATTTGGCCAGTAAGCCCGGCTGATCCATGTTGGAACCTATCAGGCAAACCATTGCCATTTTTTCAACAGCAACCTTTTCGTAATTGTCTTCCAGTTCGCCGATCAGTTTTTTATTGTAATCTTTCTCCCATATCACTATCGAAATACTGTTAGCGCTGGTAGCCTTAAAACTATAGCTAACGCCAAACTTGTAAAACAACTGCATGATATGAAAATCGGTACCAACGTTGCCAACCATTGAGGGATCGTAAATATCGATCATGATCACTTTATCGGTACCGGTGATAACCTCAACACGCTTCTTATCACAAATATATTCGCGGGTTATTAACGTACCGGGGTGCTCCGGTTGGAAGGTGTTTTTGATCCGCAGGTCGATATCATTTATTTCCAGCGGTTTTGATGCTTTAGGGTGGATAGCTTCCATGCCCACGTCGGCCAGTTGATCGGCAACGTCATAGTTGGTATTACCTACCGGGAAACAGTTTTCAACGCCAACTAATTGAGGATCGGCAGTACAAAGGTGATATTCTTTGTGGATGATGGCTTCCTGCGGTTGTACAGCAACGGCAATTTTGCTGAAGGTAACTTCAGAGTAGCCACGATCAAACTCGCGCATAATACCTTCAGTACCTTTGGCGTAGCCGGTAACAATGGTGATGGTTTTTGAAAAATCAATATGGGCAAGGTCTTTTTTGATACGCTGATCAATGGTTAATGCGCGGTGGTCATGAAAGCCGCTCAGGTCGACCAACGTAGCATTGATCCCCATATTTTGCAGGATATTGGTAAAGTTAAAAGCCGAATGGCTTTCACCTATCGAAGCCAGGATCTCGCGTGCGGCCTGTAAAATACCTTCTTTACCTACGTAACCCGAAGCCAGGATATTAGCCAGGTTCTCCAGATAGGTTTGTGCATCTTTTATCCTTGTTTCAATGTATTTATCAGCTTCGGCTATGTTCAAACCAAGCCCTTCATACGTTTTATTGATCTGCTTTAAACGGGTGATGAGTTGTTTTAGCGGTGTATGAAAATCCTTGTAGTTGGCAAGCTTGTGGTATACGCCCGGTGCGCCTGTCTTTTTGTTTTCGAGCAGGAGGTTGGTTACCCCCGAAAATGCCGATACTACAAATATGCGGTTATAAAGTTGTTCCCCGCTGCGTTCAAACAGGATAATGTTTTTGATCACATCACCCAAAGCGGTCATGGATGTACCGCCAATTTTTTCTACTGTTAACATTTTATATTGAAAGATCGGCAGCCAGATACCATAACTGTACCAATGGTTATAACTATTGGTAATTGATTGAATGCAAATAGTTTGTATCCAAACTGCTTTTTTAAAAATAACTCATTTTGATATAACCTATCAAAACGATCGAAATATAATGATTATTTGCTCTCCGCTTTAAGCTTAATTAACTAATGCTTTCCGCTTTAAGCATTTGGCTTTTAGCTTTAATTGTCTTTTTTATACAAATCGCCTGCTTTTTCTGCCGACAGACGGATCCCCTTGATCATAGCCGAGCTAAAACCATGGTGCTCCATTTCATTTAAACCGGCAATGGTACAGCCGCTTGGCGAAGTTACTTTATCAATTTCCTGTTCAGGGTGCGATGCCAGTTGCAGCAGCAGGTCGGCCGCTCCCTTGGCAGTTTGGGCTGCCATTTTAAGGGCATCATGTGCATGGAACCCAATTTCGGTACCACCTTGCGAAGCCGCACGGATAGATCTCAGGAAGAAAGCGATACCGCAGGCACACAAAGCAGTAGCCGAGGTCATTAATTCTTCATTGATCTGGATAGTTACACCAACCGTATCAAACAGTGATTTGGTCATGTTGATATTTTTATTGGTGCCGTTATCGGTGGCAATACAGGTCATGGAATGGCCTATGGCTATCGCGGTGTTCGGCATTGCCCTGATCACCTGTACATTGAGCTCAAGATGCTGGCGGATATCTGCACAGCTAACGCCGGAAATAACAGATATTAATAATTGCTTATCCGGCTTTAACGAAGGTTTAATTTCGTCTAACAGTTTATTGAGTTGTTGTGGCAGTACGGCCAGCACAACGATATCGGCTTTGCGTACGGCACGCAGGTTATTATCCGATACATGATACCCCTGCTCTGCATATTGGGCCAGCGCGGCTACGTTGCGGCGGGTTAACGATATTTGCTGGGGTTTGCAAATCCCCGATTTAACTAAACCTTTGGCTAATGACAGGCCTATGTTACCGGAGCCTAATATTGAAATGTGCTGTTGTGCGTTCATGCGTTTTTAGTTAAACGTGTTCCAAATGGTTTGTTATCTTTCAATTGACCAAGATCATCTGACTTGCCAATAATTACTGCTTTTACACCGCAGGCAATTGCGGTAAAAGCGTTGTCAAGCTTCGGCAGCATACCACTATGTATTATCCTTTCCACTTTTAATTCTTCGTAGTGCTGCGGGTTAATTTCCCTTATCAGCGATTCTTCGTCATTGATATCTTTTAACACACCTTTTTTCTCAAAACAGTATATGAGGGTGGTTTCATATAATCCCGATAACGATACCGCCAGCGCCGAAGCAATGGTATCGGCATTGGTATTTAGCAACTGACCTTCGCCGTCGTGCGTTATAGCACAGAAAACGGGAGTGAAGCCTGCTTCCATCAACCGGCTTATATTTTCAGGGTTGATAGAGTCTTTAACAATATCGCCTACAAAACCATAGTCAATAGTTTTTACCGGCCGTTTAACCGCTTTAATAAAGTTGCCATCGGCACCGGTCAGGCCAATGGCGTTGTTGCCAAAACGTTGCAGCTGCGCTACTATATTTTTGTTGATTAGGCCGCCATAAACCATGGTAACCACCCTCAGCGTTTCAATATCGGTAATGCGCCTCCCATCAACCATTTTTGATTCGATACCTAAATCTTCGGCCATTTGAGTGGCCACTTTGCCACCTCCGTGTACCAGGATCTTGAGGCCGTCAAGCGCTTCAAAGTCCTTTAAAAAATGATATAGGTTTTCAGAGTTATCAATAACGTTTCCACCTATTTTGATTATATAAAGGCTCTTATTTGATGGTAATTTACCCGTTTTGATATGATCTGTATCAATTTTATTCATTCCAGCTGTTAATATAACTCTTT
It contains:
- a CDS encoding aspartate kinase, with the protein product MLTVEKIGGTSMTALGDVIKNIILFERSGEQLYNRIFVVSAFSGVTNLLLENKKTGAPGVYHKLANYKDFHTPLKQLITRLKQINKTYEGLGLNIAEADKYIETRIKDAQTYLENLANILASGYVGKEGILQAAREILASIGESHSAFNFTNILQNMGINATLVDLSGFHDHRALTIDQRIKKDLAHIDFSKTITIVTGYAKGTEGIMREFDRGYSEVTFSKIAVAVQPQEAIIHKEYHLCTADPQLVGVENCFPVGNTNYDVADQLADVGMEAIHPKASKPLEINDIDLRIKNTFQPEHPGTLITREYICDKKRVEVITGTDKVIMIDIYDPSMVGNVGTDFHIMQLFYKFGVSYSFKATSANSISIVIWEKDYNKKLIGELEDNYEKVAVEKMAMVCLIGSNMDQPGLLAKSATALAQKGINIKSCGFALRMVNIQFLIAREDFDEAIRALNKAMC
- a CDS encoding prolyl oligopeptidase family serine peptidase, translating into MRKLLLSTSLLLATGFHVFAQSPGKKPLDHTVFDGWQSITGQRISNDGKWIGYVIKPQQGDAELIIKDSKNITSIKIPRADTLKITGDSKFAICLIRPFYKDTRQAKIKKKKQSDFPKDTLGIITLGSSSVVKVPAIRSFKIAEDAAVIAYLATADTLKKPAPSDTSKKAIAATVAPPTHEGADLTVRKLKTGIAQTFNYVTEYQVSKNGKWLTFAVTAPIKQKGTVSGLYLFDLEKNTLKRLSTGRGNYHNISIDDAGRQVAFTAEKNPEKALIKPFKLYYYSAAKDSAEVIAAAGSAGIPNNWAVSGDGKVSFSKGGNNLYFGTAPIPKPVDTTLVDFEAAKLDIWNYKDDYLQPQQLKNLQAELKRSYLAVIKPEETSSKVVQLGGKAIPEILTAENKDARYVLGLTDTGARVSAQWEGGTKQQAILIDTRSGNHRFINASLGRYYISPHGNYVLWFDLKDQAWYCYTIATGQKINLSKATGTKMGDELNDVPGYASAYGVAGWTAGDKAVFIYDRYDIWRFDPATGDAFNFTKGIGRKNKLIMRYDQTDPEQKFIPLKEPMCLLTQNEENKQWGYFRKFPEVNNQPEKVVMAPMSYDNLLKAKNADAYIYTKANYQHSPDLYLSSDLKKEVKLSNINPQQNEYNWGTAELVRWTTPKGYQSQGILYKPEDFDPAKKYPMIVYFYEKLSDGLFNYIAPAPTPSRLPISFFVSNGYLVFAPDISYQTGHPGASAVEFVNSGVEALKKNTWVDAAHIGLQGQSWGGYQVAYLITQTNMYAAAWAGAPVANMTSAYGGIRWESGLNRQFQYEKSQSRIGATLWEKPELYIENSPLFQLPKVKTPVMIMSNDADGAVPWYQGIEMFTALRRLGKPVWLLQYNGEAHNLVLRQNRKDITIREQQFFDHFLKGAPMPVWMDKGVPAVDKGKDWGLELEK
- the argB gene encoding acetylglutamate kinase encodes the protein MNKIDTDHIKTGKLPSNKSLYIIKIGGNVIDNSENLYHFLKDFEALDGLKILVHGGGKVATQMAEDLGIESKMVDGRRITDIETLRVVTMVYGGLINKNIVAQLQRFGNNAIGLTGADGNFIKAVKRPVKTIDYGFVGDIVKDSINPENISRLMEAGFTPVFCAITHDGEGQLLNTNADTIASALAVSLSGLYETTLIYCFEKKGVLKDINDEESLIREINPQHYEELKVERIIHSGMLPKLDNAFTAIACGVKAVIIGKSDDLGQLKDNKPFGTRLTKNA
- the proC gene encoding pyrroline-5-carboxylate reductase; the encoded protein is MNAQQHISILGSGNIGLSLAKGLVKSGICKPQQISLTRRNVAALAQYAEQGYHVSDNNLRAVRKADIVVLAVLPQQLNKLLDEIKPSLKPDKQLLISVISGVSCADIRQHLELNVQVIRAMPNTAIAIGHSMTCIATDNGTNKNINMTKSLFDTVGVTIQINEELMTSATALCACGIAFFLRSIRAASQGGTEIGFHAHDALKMAAQTAKGAADLLLQLASHPEQEIDKVTSPSGCTIAGLNEMEHHGFSSAMIKGIRLSAEKAGDLYKKDN